Proteins co-encoded in one Grus americana isolate bGruAme1 chromosome 12, bGruAme1.mat, whole genome shotgun sequence genomic window:
- the P2RY4 gene encoding P2Y purinoceptor 4 isoform X1 produces MAFGCTLASACSTADAPAPRSGSENMATSVRTFPVALWTPTTAPWPGGNTTAVLEAKCVFNEEFKFILLPVSYGLVFLVGLPLNSWALWMFICRMRPWNATTTYMFNLAVSDTLYVLSLPTLVYYYADRNNWPFGKCLCKIVRFLFYANLYSSILFLTCISVHRYMGICHPIRSLKWVKTKHARIICVAAWLVVTICLIPNLIFVTTSSKGNSTLCHDTTKPEEFDHYVHYSSSIMALLFGIPFLVIVLCYCLMAKRLGKSSFSSPSPRMPSYKKRSIKMIIIVLTVFAICFVPFHITRTIYYTSRYFQADCRTLNIINFTYKITRPLASINSCLDPILYFMAGDKYRGRLRRGPAQRLRPVPTCDLALVSPSTDNTMGGGHTASDTQGTGTARNGGGC; encoded by the exons ATGGCTTTCGGCTGCACCcttgcctctgcctgcagcacagcagatgCTCCTGCTCCCAG ATCTGGCTCGGAGAACATGGCCACTTCAGTGAGGACGTTCCCAGTTGCCCTGTGGACACCAACAACGGCTCCCTGGCCAGGAGGAAACACCACCGCGGTGTTGGAGGCAAAGTGCGTCTTCAACGAGGAGTTCAAGTTCATCCTGCTGCCCGTCTCCTACGGGCTCGTCTTCTTGGTGGGGCTGCCCCTCAACTCCTGGGCCCTGTGGATGTTCATCTGCAGGATGAGGCCCTGGAATGCCACCACCACCTACATGTTCAACCTGGCCGTCTCTGACACACTCTatgtcctctccctccccaccctggtCTACTATTACGCCGACCGCAACAACTGGCCCTTCGGGAAATGCCTCTGCAAGATTGTGCGCTTCCTCTTCTATGCTAACCTCTACAGCAGCATCCTCTTCCTGACGTGTATCAGCGTCCACCGCTACATGGGCATCTGCCACCCCATCCGCTCCCTGAAGTGGGTGAAGACCAAGCACGCCCGTATCATTTGTGTGGCCGCCTGGCTTGTTGTCACCATCTGCCTCATCCCCAACCTCATCTTTGTCACCACCAGCTCCAAGGGCAATAGCACCCTCTGCCATGACACCACCAAGCCCGAGGAGTTCGACCATTATGTGCACTACAGCTCCTCCATCATGGCCCTCCTCTTTGGGATCCCCTTCCTGGTGATTGTCCTGTGCTACTGCCTGATGGCCAAGAGACTTGGCAAGTCCAGCTTCTCCAGCCCCAGTCCCCGAATGCCCTCCTACAAGAAGCGCTCCATCAAGATGATCATCATTGTGCTCACCGTCTTTGCCATCTGCTTCGTGCCCTTCCACATCACCCGGACCATCTACTACACCTCCCGCTATTTCCAAGCTGACTGCCGGACCCTCAACATCATCAACTTCACCTACAAGATCACGCGGCCACTGGCCAGCATCAACAGTTGCCTCGACCCCATCTTGTATTTCATGGCTGGGGACAAGTACCGGGGGCGGCTACGCCGGGGGCCAGCCCAGCGGCTCCGGCCCGTACCCACGTGTGACCTGGCCCTGGTGTCCCCCTCTACGGACAATACCATGGGTGGTGGCCACACTGCCAGTGACACCCAGGGGACAGGGACGGCACGGAATGGAGGCGGGTGCTGA
- the P2RY4 gene encoding P2Y purinoceptor 4 isoform X2: MATSVRTFPVALWTPTTAPWPGGNTTAVLEAKCVFNEEFKFILLPVSYGLVFLVGLPLNSWALWMFICRMRPWNATTTYMFNLAVSDTLYVLSLPTLVYYYADRNNWPFGKCLCKIVRFLFYANLYSSILFLTCISVHRYMGICHPIRSLKWVKTKHARIICVAAWLVVTICLIPNLIFVTTSSKGNSTLCHDTTKPEEFDHYVHYSSSIMALLFGIPFLVIVLCYCLMAKRLGKSSFSSPSPRMPSYKKRSIKMIIIVLTVFAICFVPFHITRTIYYTSRYFQADCRTLNIINFTYKITRPLASINSCLDPILYFMAGDKYRGRLRRGPAQRLRPVPTCDLALVSPSTDNTMGGGHTASDTQGTGTARNGGGC, translated from the coding sequence ATGGCCACTTCAGTGAGGACGTTCCCAGTTGCCCTGTGGACACCAACAACGGCTCCCTGGCCAGGAGGAAACACCACCGCGGTGTTGGAGGCAAAGTGCGTCTTCAACGAGGAGTTCAAGTTCATCCTGCTGCCCGTCTCCTACGGGCTCGTCTTCTTGGTGGGGCTGCCCCTCAACTCCTGGGCCCTGTGGATGTTCATCTGCAGGATGAGGCCCTGGAATGCCACCACCACCTACATGTTCAACCTGGCCGTCTCTGACACACTCTatgtcctctccctccccaccctggtCTACTATTACGCCGACCGCAACAACTGGCCCTTCGGGAAATGCCTCTGCAAGATTGTGCGCTTCCTCTTCTATGCTAACCTCTACAGCAGCATCCTCTTCCTGACGTGTATCAGCGTCCACCGCTACATGGGCATCTGCCACCCCATCCGCTCCCTGAAGTGGGTGAAGACCAAGCACGCCCGTATCATTTGTGTGGCCGCCTGGCTTGTTGTCACCATCTGCCTCATCCCCAACCTCATCTTTGTCACCACCAGCTCCAAGGGCAATAGCACCCTCTGCCATGACACCACCAAGCCCGAGGAGTTCGACCATTATGTGCACTACAGCTCCTCCATCATGGCCCTCCTCTTTGGGATCCCCTTCCTGGTGATTGTCCTGTGCTACTGCCTGATGGCCAAGAGACTTGGCAAGTCCAGCTTCTCCAGCCCCAGTCCCCGAATGCCCTCCTACAAGAAGCGCTCCATCAAGATGATCATCATTGTGCTCACCGTCTTTGCCATCTGCTTCGTGCCCTTCCACATCACCCGGACCATCTACTACACCTCCCGCTATTTCCAAGCTGACTGCCGGACCCTCAACATCATCAACTTCACCTACAAGATCACGCGGCCACTGGCCAGCATCAACAGTTGCCTCGACCCCATCTTGTATTTCATGGCTGGGGACAAGTACCGGGGGCGGCTACGCCGGGGGCCAGCCCAGCGGCTCCGGCCCGTACCCACGTGTGACCTGGCCCTGGTGTCCCCCTCTACGGACAATACCATGGGTGGTGGCCACACTGCCAGTGACACCCAGGGGACAGGGACGGCACGGAATGGAGGCGGGTGCTGA